From the genome of Nicotiana sylvestris chromosome 2, ASM39365v2, whole genome shotgun sequence, one region includes:
- the LOC104225766 gene encoding cation/calcium exchanger 1, with protein MNLSPTIAGTTLLPLGNGANDVISSIISFTRSSSGGVGLNSVLGGAFFVSCVVVGVISIVVSPSHRLTIDKPSFIRDVLFIIFSLSCLLGIIVFGRVNLWIAICFSSIYVIYICVVCTMHFFSKDEAAENVNSTDKEDELDNEIGVALLGCVDEEKSSELCPNEKHTEEINSSIFGTSSSFCKFINCFLGVLDFPLYLPRRLTIPVVSEDKWSKPMAVISATLAPILAAAVSSEGMDSPTSLAIGMTSVLVGLILGNLAFLSTKESSPPKECLLIWLLGGFLMSITWTYVLAQELVSLLVSFGYIIGINPSILGLTVLAWGNSTGDLISNVAMALNGGKDGQQMAISACYAGPLFNTLIGLGVSLVFASWWEYPVSYVLPKDPFLCETLGFLMVGLLWALVILPKRNMQPDISLGVGLLAIYFCFLFLRFAKGF; from the coding sequence ATGAATCTTTCCCCTACCATAGCTGGAACCACTCTTCTCCCTCTTGGAAATGGTGCTAATGATGTCATCTCTAGTATCATCTCCTTCACTCGATCCAGCAGTGGCGGCGTTGGGCTTAACAGTGTTTTAGGTGGTGCATTTTTCGTGTCTTGTGTCGTTGTGGGAGTCATAAGTATAGTCGTATCGCCAAGCCATAGGCTAACCATTGATAAGCCAAGTTTCATTAGAGATGtacttttcatcattttttcactCTCATGTCTCCTTGGGATCATTGTTTTCGGGAGGGTTAATTTGTGGATAGCGATTTGTTTCTCATCTATTTATGTCATTTACATTTGTGTGGTCTGCACCATGCATTTCTTTAGTAAGGATGAAGCAGCAGAAAATGTGAATTCAACGGACAAAGAAGATGAATTGGATAACGAGATTGGGGTTGCATTGTTAGGGTGTGTTGATGAGGAAAAGTCTTCTGAATTATGTCCTAATGAGAAACACACAGAAGAAATAAATTCCTCTATCTTTGGTACCTCCTCATCTTTCTGCAAGTTCATAAATTGTTTTCTTGGTGTTTTGGATTTTCCCCTTTACTTGCCAAGAAGGCTGACCATCCCTGTCGTTAGTGAGGACAAGTGGTCCAAGCCAATGGCTGTAATTTCAGCAACATTGGCACCAATTCTGGCAGCAGCTGTTTCAAGTGAAGGCATGGATTCTCCGACAAGCTTAGCCATTGGCATGACATCAGTTCTAGTAGGGCTTATTCTAGGGAATCTTGCATTTTTGTCTACAAAAGAATCTAGCCCTCCAAAAGAATGCTTGTTGATTTGGCTCCTTGGAGGGTTTCTCATGAGTATTACATGGACATATGTTCTTGCACAGGAATTGGTTTCATTGCTCGTCTCATTTGGATATATAATAGGTATAAACCCTTCAATTTTAGGTCTCACTGTCCTAGCTTGGGGTAACTCAACTGGGGATTTGATATCTAACGTTGCCATGGCACTGAATGGTGGAAAAGATGGGCAACAAATGGCGATTTCGGCTTGTTACGCCGGCCCATTATTCAATACTTTGATTGGTTTGGGGGTCTCCCTTGTGTTTGCATCATGGTGGGAGTATCCAGTTTCTTATGTGCTTCCCAAAGATCCTTTCCTCTGTGAAACTTTGGGATTTCTTATGGTAGGTTTGCTCTGGGCTCTAGTCATTTTGCCTAAGAGAAACATGCAACCGGATATCTCTCTTGGTGTTGGACTTCTGGCGATTTACTTCTGCTTCTTGTTCCTAAGGTTTGCAAAAGGCTTTTAG